One genomic window of Alkalispirochaeta americana includes the following:
- a CDS encoding phage integrase N-terminal SAM-like domain-containing protein, which yields MGVEIRVLPQGTLAVTVPYDRRIITALRRVPGRRWIQEDRIWLVPGTQRHSAHLLEELWATGLFRAPESPEYPHGKTHRPGPSPGSSGQENDKELLCQCRDAIQARHYSPRTEESYLQWVQRFLAFRDKSPPGQSRPLGGECLSHPPGCSEKGKRLYPKPGSVGPALLLSPRS from the coding sequence ATGGGTGTTGAAATCCGAGTTCTCCCCCAGGGCACCCTGGCTGTAACCGTTCCCTACGATCGGCGCATAATAACCGCTCTTCGCCGGGTTCCCGGGCGGCGGTGGATACAGGAAGATCGAATCTGGCTTGTACCCGGAACACAGCGCCACAGCGCTCATCTTCTGGAAGAGCTCTGGGCTACGGGGCTCTTCAGAGCACCGGAATCTCCTGAATATCCCCACGGAAAAACGCACCGACCCGGCCCCTCCCCAGGCAGCTCCGGACAGGAAAACGACAAAGAGCTCCTGTGCCAATGCAGGGACGCAATCCAGGCCCGCCACTACAGCCCCAGAACAGAAGAATCGTACCTGCAATGGGTCCAACGGTTTCTTGCATTCCGCGACAAATCCCCCCCTGGACAAAGCAGGCCCCTCGGAGGTGAATGCCTTTCTCACCCACCTGGCTGTTCAGAAAAAGGTAAGCGCCTCTACCCAAAACCAGGCTCTGTCGGCCCTGCTCTTCTTCTTTCGCCACGTTCTTGA